The Actinomyces wuliandei genome contains the following window.
TCACGTCCTTCCTCATCGTGAAGAAGCGCTGGCCGTTGCCCACCAGCAGGTCCTCGACGTAGGAGGGGTCGAAGCCCTCGTCCAGCATGCGGGGGCCGTCCACGGCGGGGTTGAAGTCCACCCCGGTCACGGAGCCGTAGGCCTTCTGGTAGGAGCGCTTGCCGGAGTCGGTGCCCAGGAGGATGCGCCTGCCGTAGCCCAGCTCGCCCAGCTCGCGCAGCTCCATGATCCGGTTGGCGTCGGGCTGGTACTTGATGCGGTAGGTCCCGTCGATCTCCAGCCACGCCCCGGTGTCCAGGATCTGGCGCAGGTAGTAGACGTCGGCGTTGCGCTGGATGTGGCCGATAGCGATCTGGTCAGCCGGGACGCCCATGCCGATGAGCTCGCGGGCCTGCTCCAGGCCGCAGGTGCCGAAGGTGGTGTGGGTGTTGATCGGGGCACCCGTCTCGATTGAGGCGAGCGCGGCCGCCCGCATGCACGTGCGCTCAAAGTTGGTGATCATGCCGTAGGAGGTGGCGACCTTGATGACTCCAGCCTTGTAGGGTGTGCGCTCCACGATCGGGCCGGAGTAGTCGTGGCGGTCGATGCCCTCGCGGATGTCGGCGATAAGCAGGTCGGCGATCTGGTCCACGCTGTAGCGGCTCACCCAGTGGCTGCGGGTCTCCAGGTAGACCTTCTCCCGGTGGAAGCCTGTGGAGGCGATGATGTGCAGGTCGGGTACGCGCCGACCCACCTCGGCCAGGCGCTCCAGGTCGCGGCCGGAGTTGGCCGGGCACATGTCGACGACAGTGCCGGCCTGGGCCCAGCGCCGTGACGCCGCCACGAAGTGGGCGGCCTCCTCTACCGCCTTGTCGACGTCGTCCAGCTGGTGGTCGGGGTCGATGTAGACCTCGCCTGCACCGTTGCGGATGAGGTGGTCGTGGGCGTTGACCACCCCCAGGGTGGCGGGGTCCACGTCTCCAGCAATGGTTCGTGCGAGCGCTGTGTGCGCCATGGAGGGCCTCCTTGCTACCTCTGTGCTGCTTCTTTGCCGCTGCGGCGGCCCGGGCGCGGTGCCGGGGTGCCGATACGGCCACCCTAGAAGGGCATCGGCCCGCAGGTGTGGGGGAAAGTGCACGTATGTGCGTCAGTGGTGGCGGGCTGGACGAGGGCGAGCCGGTGCCCGGTGGCTTGGTCCCGAAACCGTTTCTCACTTCCTCGTTTGGTCTCGCCGGGTCGTGGCTTGGTCTCGCCGAGGGCGCCGCCTGGTCTCGCCGGGGGCGGACGTGGCTCGTGACGGGGCGCGTCAGACTGTTGCCGTGGGATAACATGGGAATATGTGCGCGGCAGGTGTTGACCGGAACCGGATCCGGCTGCTCCTGGAGGTGTCGCGGATGTACTGGGAGGAGGGGGTGGACCAGGAGGAGGTGGCCAGGCGTACCGGCTACTCGCGCTCCACGGTCTCCCGGCTCCTGGCCCAGGCGCGCCGGACAGGGGTGGTGACGGTGCGGGTGTCCCACCCGGTCGAGCGGCTCACTGAGATCGAGGACCGGCTGGTGTCCGCCTACGGCCTGCGCGCCGTGCGGGTGACGGAGCAGGCAGGGGATCAGCTGGGCGCCCAGGCGGCAGAGCTGCTCCTGGAGCACTGCCGGCCTACCTCGGTCATCGCGGTCTCCAACGGCCGTGAGGTCGGGTCAGTGGTGCGATCGCTCCCCCAGCGCTCCTGGCCGCGCAGCCTGGTCGTGCAGATGCTGGGACTGGTCGGGCAGTCCAGCGGGCTGGAGGACGGACCCGACATCTGCCGGGACATGGCGATGCGGCTGGGCGGCAGCCACCAGGCGCTACCGGTCCCGCTCGTCTTCGACACCGTCCAGGCCGCGGACGCGATGCGCCGGGAGGAGCAGGTGGTCATCACCCTGGAGCTGGCGGCCCGCAGCGACGTGGCCCTGACCGGGGTAGGCGCTGTGGAGA
Protein-coding sequences here:
- a CDS encoding sugar-binding transcriptional regulator, yielding MCAAGVDRNRIRLLLEVSRMYWEEGVDQEEVARRTGYSRSTVSRLLAQARRTGVVTVRVSHPVERLTEIEDRLVSAYGLRAVRVTEQAGDQLGAQAAELLLEHCRPTSVIAVSNGREVGSVVRSLPQRSWPRSLVVQMLGLVGQSSGLEDGPDICRDMAMRLGGSHQALPVPLVFDTVQAADAMRREEQVVITLELAARSDVALTGVGAVERGAVSPILRRWMTPELLEQCARAGAVAHICGHHIDARGAHVPTPLCRRTVCLEPDRLREVPLVIGVAHGWHKVEAIRAVLRGGYLSGLVTDEATAAAVLGDR
- a CDS encoding phosphotriesterase family protein, which produces MAHTALARTIAGDVDPATLGVVNAHDHLIRNGAGEVYIDPDHQLDDVDKAVEEAAHFVAASRRWAQAGTVVDMCPANSGRDLERLAEVGRRVPDLHIIASTGFHREKVYLETRSHWVSRYSVDQIADLLIADIREGIDRHDYSGPIVERTPYKAGVIKVATSYGMITNFERTCMRAAALASIETGAPINTHTTFGTCGLEQARELIGMGVPADQIAIGHIQRNADVYYLRQILDTGAWLEIDGTYRIKYQPDANRIMELRELGELGYGRRILLGTDSGKRSYQKAYGSVTGVDFNPAVDGPRMLDEGFDPSYVEDLLVGNGQRFFTMRKDVRGDQS